Proteins from a single region of bacterium:
- a CDS encoding flagellar basal body rod protein: MISNAASAGLAGLEAASKRLEASAHNVANVNTRNFHPVEVQQAVDASERPQAVATRSPEPQEVDLAREAVEQMKALVGGQAALRTLDAEMELKGSLLDIKV; the protein is encoded by the coding sequence ATGATCTCCAACGCCGCATCGGCGGGCCTTGCGGGCCTCGAAGCCGCTTCCAAACGTCTGGAAGCATCGGCGCATAACGTTGCCAACGTCAACACGCGGAACTTCCATCCCGTTGAAGTCCAACAGGCGGTCGACGCGTCTGAGCGACCTCAAGCCGTCGCGACCCGTTCCCCGGAACCGCAGGAAGTCGATCTGGCGCGTGAGGCGGTGGAGCAGATGAAGGCGTTGGTGGGCGGCCAGGCTGCCCTTCGAACGCTGGACGCCGAGATGGAGCTGAAGGGCTCACTTCTCGATATCAAGGTCTGA
- a CDS encoding response regulator → MSEEEADAVEEEEEVASGEDGLDSESLAEVATQFSEAFSKDLSALLGPAAAVEVKGTRSVSAADLECLDVVVDQQTRSEGDQPRDVHLLCPTPDAIGLAALQAGLEGDAVGEAREGGDFAAHSEGFGEVMKLAAAVLTRLLEPHEFGDLQLRDARPLEDASSNTAWLGDGTQWCIDLELGVEGFDPAPLLILIGQGDGKAAGDSLAEEASVIIIDSDGEERDRIEEASEEQEKELAAIDPADFGDDSRESIQEADAVIVAWELGGRSGLEFVEHLVRNEQTSGTIALLAHERATRGMVECALRAGARGFVLRPYDLVEIQRAVAAARRS, encoded by the coding sequence ATGAGCGAAGAAGAGGCCGACGCGGTCGAAGAGGAGGAAGAAGTCGCGTCTGGCGAAGACGGACTCGATTCGGAGAGCCTCGCTGAGGTGGCCACGCAATTCTCCGAGGCATTCTCCAAGGATCTGAGCGCGCTCCTGGGGCCCGCGGCCGCGGTCGAGGTCAAGGGCACGCGGTCTGTCTCGGCCGCCGACCTCGAGTGCCTGGACGTTGTCGTCGATCAGCAGACGCGCAGCGAAGGAGATCAACCGCGAGACGTTCACCTCCTTTGCCCCACTCCGGACGCCATCGGCCTCGCAGCTCTCCAGGCCGGCCTCGAGGGGGATGCGGTCGGCGAAGCTCGCGAAGGGGGTGATTTCGCCGCTCACTCCGAAGGCTTCGGTGAAGTCATGAAGCTCGCTGCGGCTGTGCTCACGCGTCTGCTCGAGCCCCACGAGTTCGGTGATCTTCAACTTCGAGATGCTCGTCCGCTGGAGGACGCCTCCTCGAATACTGCATGGCTCGGTGACGGAACGCAGTGGTGCATCGATCTGGAGCTTGGTGTCGAGGGGTTCGACCCGGCGCCTCTCTTGATCTTGATCGGACAGGGCGATGGAAAGGCCGCAGGGGATTCTCTGGCAGAGGAAGCCTCGGTCATCATCATCGATTCGGACGGAGAGGAAAGGGACCGCATCGAGGAGGCCAGTGAGGAGCAGGAGAAAGAGCTCGCAGCCATCGATCCTGCCGATTTCGGTGACGACAGCCGGGAATCGATCCAAGAGGCCGACGCAGTGATCGTCGCGTGGGAGTTGGGAGGCCGGTCCGGTCTCGAATTCGTTGAGCATCTGGTGCGCAACGAACAGACTTCCGGGACCATTGCGCTATTGGCGCACGAGCGGGCGACGCGCGGGATGGTCGAATGCGCACTACGCGCAGGCGCGCGCGGCTTCGTCCTTCGACCGTACGATCTAGTGGAAATCCAGAGGGCGGTGGCAGCGGCTCGCCGCTCCTGA
- the fliS gene encoding flagellar export chaperone FliS — MDISTATPESLVAKLFQGAIRHARNAREIGGEGSPADRGRSITKAVAIVGELRSSLDHERGGEIATNLERLYDFVIERLTEANLRRSGEPIDHALKVLDTLEEAFSELARRGERGAA; from the coding sequence ATGGACATTTCGACGGCGACACCGGAGTCGCTCGTCGCGAAGTTGTTTCAGGGAGCGATTCGGCACGCGCGCAATGCGCGAGAGATCGGGGGCGAGGGTTCACCGGCGGATCGCGGACGCTCGATCACGAAGGCTGTCGCCATCGTGGGAGAGCTTCGAAGCTCGCTCGACCACGAACGCGGCGGGGAGATCGCCACGAATCTCGAGCGGCTCTACGATTTCGTGATCGAGCGCCTGACCGAGGCGAATCTGCGTCGGAGCGGAGAGCCGATCGACCACGCGCTCAAGGTGCTGGATACGCTCGAGGAAGCCTTCTCCGAGCTGGCGCGTCGCGGCGAGCGCGGCGCAGCATGA
- the fliD gene encoding flagellar filament capping protein FliD, with product MGIRVGGLSSGLDTEALISAFIKFERRPLELVEQRKAEVENQKSLFRDLNTKMQALRDAAAAIDNQNSLLSGPTLDEELLEFTVGSSNDVVLTGNATGNATPGTIDVQVDQLATVGRRFSAAFGSDTSTIANSGETMTIDYGGAANIDITVGATGATLQDLKDAINTDANNQGNVRADILFDGTNYRLIVSGANTGAANDISATTTISGPAASPFVDVALDQAAQDAQITVFGNITINRPENDITDVIPGLTLKLHTADPGVPVTLDVQRDDEKLTEKFQALVDAYNSVVDFVTAQSRFDEDANKAGPLSGNPTLRGIQFALQTALQGSSSKPYAFSGNPIRSVGEFGIELGSDGRLSLNATELTEKLDEDPFAVRQFLAGLGTGVSTDDGVATAVARAIDVFIETGSGILANIDSSLDTRISNFDVQIERFEARLEKREELLVLQFSRLESSIAALQGQGNSLNSLLIPRS from the coding sequence ATGGGAATTCGAGTCGGTGGGCTTTCGTCGGGGCTTGATACGGAAGCCTTGATTTCTGCCTTCATCAAGTTCGAACGGCGGCCGTTGGAGCTGGTCGAACAGCGCAAGGCCGAGGTCGAAAACCAGAAGTCGCTCTTTCGTGATCTCAATACGAAGATGCAGGCACTCCGCGACGCAGCCGCGGCCATCGACAATCAGAACAGCCTGCTCAGCGGCCCGACTCTCGATGAGGAATTGCTCGAGTTCACAGTCGGCTCTTCCAACGATGTGGTCCTCACCGGGAACGCGACCGGAAACGCGACACCGGGAACCATCGACGTCCAGGTGGACCAGCTCGCTACGGTAGGCCGGCGCTTTTCAGCCGCCTTCGGATCCGATACGTCGACGATCGCCAATTCGGGCGAGACGATGACGATCGACTATGGCGGAGCGGCGAATATCGACATCACGGTCGGTGCCACCGGGGCAACCCTCCAGGATCTGAAGGACGCGATCAACACGGATGCCAACAACCAGGGCAACGTGCGCGCCGACATTCTCTTCGATGGGACCAACTATCGTCTCATCGTCTCCGGCGCGAATACAGGTGCCGCGAATGACATCAGCGCGACGACGACGATCTCGGGCCCCGCAGCCTCGCCATTCGTCGACGTGGCCCTCGACCAGGCCGCACAGGATGCGCAGATCACCGTATTCGGAAACATCACGATCAACCGCCCGGAAAACGACATTACCGATGTCATCCCAGGCTTGACGCTGAAACTCCACACGGCGGATCCCGGAGTTCCCGTGACGCTCGACGTCCAGCGGGATGACGAGAAGCTCACGGAAAAATTCCAGGCCCTGGTCGATGCCTACAACTCGGTCGTCGATTTCGTCACTGCCCAGAGCCGTTTCGATGAGGATGCGAACAAGGCGGGCCCCCTCTCGGGAAACCCGACATTGCGAGGCATTCAGTTCGCCCTGCAGACGGCTCTACAGGGCAGTAGTTCGAAGCCCTATGCGTTCTCGGGCAACCCCATTCGCTCGGTCGGCGAGTTCGGAATCGAGCTCGGCTCGGATGGCCGGCTCAGCTTGAACGCGACCGAGTTGACCGAGAAGCTCGACGAAGATCCCTTTGCGGTACGCCAGTTCCTGGCCGGCCTGGGCACGGGAGTTTCCACGGACGACGGCGTGGCGACGGCCGTGGCACGCGCGATCGACGTCTTCATCGAAACGGGCAGCGGGATTCTCGCCAACATCGATAGCAGCCTGGATACGAGAATCTCGAACTTCGACGTGCAGATCGAGCGCTTCGAAGCGCGGCTCGAGAAGCGTGAGGAGTTGCTCGTGCTCCAGTTCTCGAGGCTCGAGTCCTCGATCGCGGCGCTCCAGGGCCAGGGAAACTCGTTGAATAGCTTGCTCATACCGAGGTCATAG
- a CDS encoding flagellin FliC, with amino-acid sequence MGLRVNTNIASLNAQRNLANTTNNLQRSLERLSSGLRITRASDDAAGLAISERFRAEVRSLQQAQRNANDGISLLQIAEGALNETSGILTRLRELAIQSANGTLGASERTTLDNEFNDLVSEIGRIAQVTEFNGTALLDGTAASVTFQVGVDNTANDQITVTGVNATSTGIGVDTAGIDTVTNAQAALSLIDSAIGTVASLRAGFGTAQNRLESTIRSIAVSVENTAAAESRIRDVDIASETAILTRNQVLQQAGISVLAQANVSTQNALALLQ; translated from the coding sequence ATGGGTCTTCGAGTCAACACCAATATCGCTTCGCTTAACGCGCAGCGAAACCTCGCCAACACGACCAACAACCTGCAGCGTTCGTTGGAACGGCTTTCTTCGGGCCTGCGGATCACCCGCGCGTCCGACGATGCAGCTGGTCTGGCGATCTCCGAGAGGTTCCGCGCCGAGGTGCGGAGTCTTCAGCAGGCGCAGCGGAATGCCAACGACGGCATCTCGCTGCTGCAGATCGCAGAAGGAGCGCTCAACGAAACGAGTGGCATCCTGACGCGTCTGCGCGAACTCGCCATCCAGTCCGCGAACGGCACCCTCGGGGCTTCCGAGCGCACCACGCTGGACAATGAGTTCAACGACCTGGTGTCCGAGATCGGACGAATTGCCCAGGTTACCGAGTTCAACGGCACGGCGCTGTTGGACGGTACTGCCGCCAGCGTCACCTTCCAGGTAGGCGTGGACAACACGGCCAATGACCAGATCACGGTCACTGGTGTGAATGCCACGTCCACGGGTATTGGTGTCGATACGGCTGGTATCGATACGGTAACCAACGCCCAGGCGGCCCTGTCGTTGATCGACTCGGCCATCGGCACCGTCGCGTCCTTGCGCGCCGGTTTCGGTACCGCCCAGAATCGCCTCGAGTCCACGATCCGTTCGATCGCAGTCTCGGTGGAGAACACGGCGGCTGCTGAGTCCCGGATCCGGGACGTCGACATTGCATCCGAGACGGCCATCCTGACGCGGAACCAGGTTCTGCAGCAGGCCGGTATTTCGGTGCTCGCCCAGGCGAATGTGTCGACGCAGAACGCGTTGGCGCTACTCCAGTAG
- a CDS encoding GNAT family N-acetyltransferase, whose translation MVGESDAVGRVTSEQWPGVTAWLERGLRDGIRGRLQAEYPISLTPENAGSQRLVRSGGHSLSHAMVHRVTGRIGDARLPLGLIGLVYTEEEARGRGLAGRCVEACVEDLLRDGVALAVLWSDRHAFYARLGFHPAGRERFLVLDQRVLGRLAACDENDPLPPVSEPLAAHWPAIEALYEARRFRADRRPGDLALLAAAPESELRVACRDGQPVAYAALGRGNDFAEVVHEWAGEEAGVIACLKALLVGRRAVGLMTGPEDGDLVARLRTAGAAQHDGVFGLVRLLDPRGLWKEVRTHVPELEGIALARTHGGVRVTGSTGSVEISDPQALALLLEGDSQADLSALRPALSDREWHGLEKRQPLPLYLWGFDSI comes from the coding sequence ATGGTTGGGGAAAGCGATGCGGTCGGTCGCGTGACCTCCGAGCAGTGGCCTGGCGTGACGGCGTGGCTCGAGCGCGGCCTCCGCGACGGCATCCGGGGAAGACTCCAGGCGGAGTACCCGATTTCCTTGACGCCCGAGAATGCTGGCTCCCAGAGGCTCGTTCGAAGCGGCGGCCATTCCTTGTCCCATGCCATGGTTCACCGTGTGACAGGGCGAATCGGCGACGCGAGATTGCCGCTGGGATTGATTGGCCTGGTCTATACAGAGGAGGAAGCCAGAGGCCGGGGCCTGGCGGGACGTTGTGTCGAAGCCTGCGTCGAGGACCTTCTCCGCGACGGCGTCGCGCTGGCGGTTCTGTGGAGTGATCGCCACGCCTTCTACGCACGCCTGGGGTTCCATCCTGCAGGCCGTGAACGATTCCTGGTGCTCGACCAGAGAGTGCTGGGGCGCTTGGCCGCCTGTGACGAAAACGACCCGCTGCCTCCCGTCAGCGAACCCTTGGCCGCGCACTGGCCGGCGATCGAAGCATTGTACGAGGCGAGACGTTTTCGGGCCGATCGAAGGCCCGGCGATCTCGCTCTGCTGGCGGCGGCGCCGGAATCCGAGCTTCGGGTCGCCTGCCGTGATGGCCAACCGGTTGCGTACGCGGCCCTCGGACGCGGGAACGACTTTGCCGAGGTCGTCCACGAGTGGGCCGGTGAGGAAGCAGGGGTCATCGCCTGCCTGAAAGCCCTCCTTGTTGGACGCCGAGCCGTAGGCTTGATGACGGGACCCGAGGATGGCGACCTCGTCGCCCGCCTGCGCACAGCCGGGGCTGCGCAACACGATGGCGTTTTTGGCCTGGTACGCCTGTTGGATCCACGCGGGCTTTGGAAGGAAGTGCGGACCCATGTCCCCGAGCTCGAGGGGATCGCGTTGGCAAGAACTCATGGCGGAGTTCGCGTCACGGGCAGTACTGGCTCCGTGGAGATTTCCGACCCGCAGGCACTCGCCCTGCTGCTCGAAGGGGATTCGCAAGCCGACCTGAGCGCTCTCAGACCCGCCCTTTCCGATCGGGAATGGCACGGGCTGGAGAAGCGCCAGCCCCTTCCCCTCTATCTCTGGGGATTCGATTCGATCTGA
- a CDS encoding flagellar assembly protein FliW yields the protein MSGADDVTMDHQRFGRLEIPADQVLAFDGLPGFADVRRFALLRHDRDSAFLWLVSLDRADLAFVVTDPRQFFPEYAPDLSRSQLESIDAKTTEGIELYAIATVREAATTLNLAAPLLVNSQARRGAQVILERSHHATREPLPIPSVPGDSAAPEATQIESNPQR from the coding sequence GTGAGCGGAGCAGACGACGTAACCATGGATCACCAACGCTTCGGGCGACTCGAGATCCCGGCCGACCAGGTGCTGGCGTTCGACGGATTGCCCGGCTTCGCGGACGTGCGCCGTTTCGCCCTGCTGCGTCACGATCGTGACTCGGCCTTCCTATGGCTCGTGAGCCTGGACCGGGCGGACCTGGCATTCGTCGTAACCGACCCGCGCCAGTTCTTTCCGGAGTACGCACCGGACCTGAGCCGATCCCAACTCGAATCGATCGATGCAAAGACAACCGAAGGCATCGAGCTCTACGCGATTGCCACCGTTCGGGAGGCAGCGACGACCTTGAATCTTGCAGCGCCACTCCTGGTCAATTCACAGGCTCGTCGAGGCGCACAGGTGATCCTCGAGCGGAGCCATCACGCCACACGCGAGCCCTTGCCCATTCCGTCCGTTCCTGGCGATTCGGCAGCTCCAGAGGCGACTCAGATCGAATCGAATCCCCAGAGATAG
- the csrA gene encoding carbon storage regulator CsrA: MLVLTRRAGESVRIGSEIRITVISSAGGQVRIGIEAPGRVAVHREEVFDRIVAANVEAASVETEDLERWLPATAAHGNAKGAGK, from the coding sequence ATGCTGGTCTTGACCCGCCGAGCCGGAGAGAGTGTTCGGATCGGTTCCGAGATCCGGATCACCGTGATCAGTTCAGCGGGAGGACAGGTGCGCATCGGGATCGAGGCGCCTGGGCGAGTTGCCGTCCACCGCGAAGAAGTCTTCGACCGGATCGTCGCGGCCAACGTCGAGGCGGCATCTGTCGAGACGGAAGATCTGGAGCGCTGGCTGCCCGCTACGGCAGCCCATGGAAATGCCAAGGGAGCCGGCAAGTGA
- the flgL gene encoding flagellar hook-associated protein 3 yields MRVTQSMIIRSALADLNRARVRLARTQEQAASGLRINRPSDDPVGTSAAMLLKSGLEATSQYQRNISQTRTRLAAGENSLANATDLLVRAKELAIQGANGTQNAASRAQIAQEIEGLHASMLAEGNSRIAGGALFGGYTTDTAPFVSSGPFVDVPPSSPTVSFAGDTNEIEIQIDEAVRTRATSNGQRVFMGDGDGNGVVDAGREDIFQMLADLRDGLATDNVAQINAAIPRIDTAISQISVERTRFGASLTQLDTFERRLDDRFVDLTTRLSDTQDADSLKVFSDLASQEVALQASLQANGRLIQGTLLDFIG; encoded by the coding sequence ATGCGTGTCACCCAATCGATGATCATCCGCTCTGCACTCGCAGATCTGAATCGCGCGCGCGTCCGGCTGGCGCGCACCCAGGAGCAGGCGGCAAGCGGCTTGCGCATCAATCGCCCTTCCGACGATCCGGTCGGGACGTCTGCCGCGATGCTCTTGAAATCAGGTCTCGAAGCGACCTCCCAATATCAACGCAACATCAGCCAGACCCGTACGCGTCTGGCGGCGGGCGAGAATTCGCTGGCGAATGCGACCGACCTGCTGGTCCGTGCGAAAGAGCTCGCAATCCAGGGCGCGAACGGTACCCAGAATGCAGCATCGCGCGCACAGATCGCCCAGGAGATCGAGGGCCTTCACGCGAGCATGCTTGCCGAGGGGAATAGCCGGATCGCTGGTGGCGCGCTGTTCGGCGGTTACACCACCGATACCGCACCCTTCGTCTCTTCCGGTCCCTTCGTGGACGTGCCGCCCTCATCGCCAACTGTGTCCTTCGCGGGGGACACGAACGAGATCGAGATCCAGATCGACGAAGCCGTTCGCACGCGTGCTACCTCCAATGGCCAACGCGTATTCATGGGCGACGGAGACGGCAACGGCGTGGTGGATGCCGGACGCGAGGACATCTTCCAGATGCTTGCGGATCTTCGCGACGGTCTGGCGACAGACAACGTTGCCCAGATCAATGCCGCGATCCCGAGGATCGATACCGCGATCAGTCAGATCTCTGTCGAGCGCACCCGCTTCGGCGCATCGCTCACCCAACTCGACACGTTCGAGAGGCGCCTCGACGATCGTTTCGTCGATCTCACCACACGCCTTTCGGATACCCAGGACGCAGACTCCCTGAAGGTCTTCTCGGACCTCGCCAGCCAGGAGGTTGCCTTGCAGGCGTCTCTCCAGGCCAACGGCCGCTTGATCCAGGGCACCCTGCTGGATTTCATCGGTTAG
- the flgK gene encoding flagellar hook-associated protein FlgK, with protein sequence MTGIFGALDVARKGLIVTQAGVRVAGHNIANANTPGYTQQRLLQAADFPIRTGVGLLGTGVISSGVQRITDPFVQAQLVRQRGAAASADAQAGVLSLVEEILNEQDSGGITAALGQFYDAIDDLATSSAPGAPAERAALVASTQAVVDTINGTDNRLRDLMTSTNNGIEAIIPRVNDILATINTLNGEITRTEINVATPANDLRDQRDGLLRELSGILDITYLESPNGSISVTMMSGAALVEGGRARTLGTVPDPANPFSAGFVRIELQDQSSTRNITAEVGAGELGGLLRARDTILPGAIRSLDTVAYNLTTSVNAVHNAGQGLTGVTGDFFTSLPVVEDAARDLTIAANILANPDDIAAGITSAAGDNQNALALAALRDQKSPLFLPGDPPGPASGPSRSMIEHAVAVAVDVGQQAQSMTSSLMQQEKIVESLEDRREEVSGVSIDEQVTDLIKLQAAFQANSRVISVVQRLLDDLVNIL encoded by the coding sequence ATGACCGGTATCTTCGGTGCACTGGATGTCGCTCGAAAGGGGTTGATCGTCACCCAGGCGGGCGTACGCGTGGCCGGCCACAACATCGCCAACGCCAATACACCGGGGTACACCCAGCAAAGGCTGTTGCAAGCGGCAGATTTCCCCATCCGTACCGGCGTAGGCCTGCTGGGGACCGGCGTGATTTCCTCGGGTGTGCAGCGGATCACGGATCCGTTCGTGCAGGCACAGCTCGTTCGCCAACGTGGCGCGGCGGCATCTGCCGATGCTCAGGCCGGGGTGCTTTCTCTCGTCGAGGAGATCCTGAACGAGCAGGATTCGGGCGGTATCACCGCAGCTCTCGGACAGTTCTACGATGCCATCGACGATCTCGCGACGTCTTCCGCTCCTGGCGCACCCGCCGAGCGAGCGGCGCTCGTCGCGTCGACCCAGGCAGTGGTCGATACCATCAACGGAACCGACAATCGGCTGCGCGATCTGATGACCTCCACCAACAATGGAATCGAGGCCATCATCCCTCGGGTCAACGACATCCTGGCCACGATCAACACCTTGAACGGCGAGATCACACGCACGGAGATCAATGTCGCCACCCCGGCGAATGACCTGCGCGACCAACGCGACGGGTTGCTTCGGGAGCTTTCTGGCATTCTCGATATCACGTATCTCGAGAGTCCGAACGGCAGTATTTCCGTCACCATGATGAGCGGCGCGGCACTGGTCGAGGGTGGACGAGCAAGAACGTTGGGTACGGTTCCAGACCCGGCGAATCCCTTCAGCGCCGGGTTCGTCCGGATCGAGCTACAGGACCAGTCGAGCACTCGCAACATTACGGCCGAGGTCGGCGCTGGAGAGCTCGGCGGCCTGTTGCGAGCGCGCGATACGATCCTGCCTGGAGCGATCCGATCCCTCGATACAGTGGCGTACAACCTGACGACCAGCGTGAATGCTGTGCATAACGCCGGGCAGGGGCTCACTGGCGTAACGGGAGATTTCTTCACGTCGCTTCCGGTGGTTGAAGATGCGGCCCGCGATCTGACGATCGCCGCCAATATACTCGCGAACCCCGACGACATCGCGGCCGGCATCACCTCCGCCGCAGGAGACAACCAGAACGCCCTTGCTCTGGCTGCGCTACGAGATCAGAAATCACCTCTCTTCCTGCCAGGAGATCCGCCCGGACCGGCGAGCGGGCCGAGTCGGAGCATGATCGAACATGCGGTCGCAGTCGCGGTCGATGTCGGCCAACAAGCCCAGAGCATGACCTCCTCCCTGATGCAACAGGAGAAGATCGTCGAGAGCCTCGAGGATCGACGCGAGGAAGTTTCCGGGGTTTCGATCGACGAGCAGGTGACGGATCTGATCAAGCTTCAAGCCGCATTCCAGGCAAATTCAAGGGTGATCAGTGTCGTGCAGCGGCTGCTCGATGACCTGGTCAACATCCTCTAG
- a CDS encoding flagellar protein FlgN — MTLNMAAGIEGLTAVLDAEEKLYVELRDLLQEEHGLMVTLDAEGLESVARRKEELADEGRLVEETRMSLCEAMTRELGFEEVRPRLSAICERIGPEGRDLREAHTRLVVLVSVVRELMDANNILAGDALSQVRGTLRLLGGLVPFEVTYAPDSIADGSQAGRGGVGQLVRRMA, encoded by the coding sequence GTGACCCTGAACATGGCGGCCGGGATCGAAGGCCTGACGGCCGTTCTCGATGCCGAGGAAAAGCTCTACGTCGAACTACGGGATTTGCTCCAAGAGGAGCATGGCTTGATGGTGACCCTCGACGCCGAAGGCCTCGAATCCGTTGCCAGGCGGAAAGAAGAGCTGGCCGATGAAGGCCGTCTGGTCGAAGAGACGAGAATGTCGCTATGTGAGGCGATGACCCGAGAGCTCGGGTTCGAAGAAGTTCGGCCGCGCCTATCCGCGATCTGCGAGCGGATTGGCCCGGAAGGCCGTGATCTACGAGAGGCACATACACGCCTCGTCGTATTGGTCAGCGTGGTGCGCGAGCTGATGGACGCCAACAATATTCTCGCTGGAGACGCGCTCTCCCAGGTTCGCGGAACATTGCGTCTGCTCGGAGGTCTCGTGCCCTTCGAAGTCACCTACGCACCGGATTCGATTGCAGATGGCAGCCAAGCGGGGCGAGGTGGCGTGGGTCAGCTCGTTCGGCGGATGGCCTAG
- a CDS encoding flagellar basal body P-ring protein FlgI — translation MFRFFAASILITLLAAPAASVRLKDIASFRGVRANQLTGYGLVVGLKGTGDKNGTEFTVRSLASVLARMGIGVDADQIQVKNVAAVVVTASLPAFSRTGSRIDSTVSSLGDATSLEGGTLIMTPLFGADGEVYAIAQGSISVGGFSAGGGGGSSVSKNHTTVGRLAGGATVERELAYEIDRKDAFDVALAEADFTTARRIARSINRELGEDVAVAPDPGTVRVRVPAHYRTDVVGFLAAVEAVDIDPDHAARVVLNERTGTVVMGQNVSISKVAISHGSLSVTIRIQNDVSQPLPFSDGETTEIVNDEITAVEEDARLTVIDGPVTIDELVRGLNAMGVTPRDLISILQAIKAAGALSAEIQVM, via the coding sequence ATGTTCCGATTCTTCGCAGCATCGATCCTGATCACTCTCCTTGCCGCGCCTGCGGCGAGCGTTCGCCTGAAGGACATCGCTTCGTTTCGGGGCGTGCGTGCGAATCAGTTGACCGGCTACGGGTTGGTCGTTGGGCTGAAAGGGACCGGTGACAAGAACGGAACCGAGTTCACGGTGCGCTCGCTCGCGAGTGTCCTGGCCCGCATGGGCATCGGTGTCGATGCTGACCAGATCCAGGTGAAGAACGTCGCCGCGGTCGTGGTTACGGCATCGCTTCCTGCGTTCTCCAGGACCGGCTCACGGATCGACTCGACGGTCTCCTCGCTCGGCGATGCCACCAGCCTGGAAGGCGGCACCCTCATCATGACACCGCTCTTCGGTGCGGATGGAGAGGTCTATGCAATCGCCCAGGGATCCATTTCCGTGGGCGGGTTTTCAGCAGGCGGCGGAGGGGGTTCGTCTGTCTCGAAGAATCACACGACCGTGGGTCGCTTGGCTGGAGGCGCGACGGTCGAGCGCGAACTGGCCTACGAGATCGATCGCAAGGATGCCTTCGATGTGGCACTGGCAGAGGCCGACTTTACGACGGCGCGGCGAATCGCACGATCCATCAACCGAGAGCTCGGTGAAGACGTTGCTGTCGCGCCAGATCCGGGGACCGTCCGCGTCAGGGTTCCGGCCCACTATCGTACGGATGTCGTGGGCTTCCTGGCGGCGGTTGAAGCCGTCGACATCGATCCTGACCACGCCGCCCGTGTCGTCCTGAACGAACGCACGGGAACGGTCGTGATGGGCCAGAACGTCTCGATCTCCAAGGTCGCAATCTCCCACGGCTCGCTCTCGGTGACGATTCGCATCCAGAACGATGTCTCCCAACCTCTGCCCTTCTCCGACGGTGAGACGACCGAGATCGTGAACGACGAGATCACGGCTGTCGAGGAGGATGCTCGGCTGACGGTGATCGACGGGCCGGTGACGATCGACGAGCTGGTGCGGGGGTTGAACGCGATGGGTGTCACGCCGCGTGATCTGATTTCGATCCTCCAGGCGATCAAGGCCGCCGGTGCTCTCTCGGCCGAAATCCAGGTGATGTAG
- a CDS encoding flagellar basal body L-ring protein FlgH translates to MWNSRGCWLAVLVVLLSMAQLGCVESSLRDMSMPRRYPVPPQGPKTPPTEGAIWSGGTAGGSFLYFDRKARGVGDLVTVLVAENPSATGTASTELDHTTTYNANLTSDVGFTQLLQLGAAELFKVLGVDGAGGTAAPGETVNVISGSGGSQFDGDGKTVRSGQFTAIVTCRVVDVLPGGVFHVFGQRQIAVNHDLQWITVEGLLRREDISIDNTAPSSVLADAKLTYDGIGVIDDKQRPPLISRVLNWVYPF, encoded by the coding sequence ATGTGGAATTCTAGAGGTTGTTGGCTTGCTGTCCTCGTCGTCCTGTTGTCGATGGCTCAGCTGGGCTGCGTCGAATCGTCGCTACGCGACATGTCCATGCCGCGACGCTACCCGGTGCCGCCCCAGGGGCCGAAGACGCCTCCGACCGAAGGCGCCATCTGGAGCGGCGGTACAGCGGGCGGATCGTTCCTCTATTTCGACCGCAAGGCACGCGGTGTGGGAGATCTCGTCACCGTCCTGGTTGCCGAGAATCCCTCTGCGACCGGCACAGCCAGTACCGAACTCGATCACACGACGACGTATAACGCCAATTTGACTTCCGATGTGGGCTTTACCCAGTTGCTTCAACTCGGGGCAGCCGAACTCTTCAAGGTGCTCGGTGTCGACGGAGCCGGAGGCACCGCCGCACCGGGCGAGACCGTGAATGTCATCAGCGGGAGCGGCGGTAGCCAGTTCGACGGCGACGGAAAGACCGTCCGAAGCGGTCAGTTCACCGCCATCGTGACCTGTCGTGTCGTGGATGTGTTGCCCGGCGGCGTCTTTCATGTCTTCGGTCAACGCCAGATCGCGGTCAACCACGATCTGCAATGGATCACCGTCGAGGGCCTCTTGCGTCGCGAAGACATCAGCATCGACAACACGGCGCCATCCTCGGTGCTCGCGGACGCCAAGCTCACCTATGACGGGATTGGCGTGATCGACGACAAACAGAGGCCGCCGTTGATTTCGAGGGTACTCAATTGGGTCTATCCGTTCTGA